The following are encoded in a window of Rhizobium sp. 11515TR genomic DNA:
- a CDS encoding ribonuclease T2 family protein, which yields MKQWLRVFTVVLVSVGAAASAMAQEHSRGRTRFILAASWEPAFCQTNQKKAECRNQSSDNHDATNFSLHGLWPMRQEYCDVSEDLKQADRGRDWKDLPAVQLSQDVKVKLDKAMPGTQSGLERHEWIKHGTCTKLSADQYFSIAAGLIAELNTSAVRDLFAQNIGKELDAESIKAAFDQSFGEGANARIKMSCRRVGDVRMISELTIGLSEDAIDPQQGNEPRLAKLIQGAGSTAFGCDRGVVDAAGF from the coding sequence ATGAAGCAGTGGCTTCGGGTATTTACGGTTGTGCTCGTTTCGGTCGGGGCGGCAGCTAGCGCTATGGCGCAGGAGCATAGCCGTGGACGGACGCGCTTTATCCTGGCGGCAAGCTGGGAGCCGGCATTTTGTCAGACGAACCAGAAGAAGGCGGAATGCCGCAACCAGTCGTCGGACAATCATGACGCGACGAATTTCTCCCTGCATGGTCTCTGGCCGATGCGGCAGGAATATTGCGATGTTTCCGAGGATCTGAAACAGGCGGATCGTGGCCGTGACTGGAAGGACCTGCCCGCGGTCCAGCTTTCGCAAGACGTGAAGGTGAAGCTCGATAAGGCAATGCCGGGCACCCAATCCGGCCTGGAACGGCATGAATGGATCAAGCACGGCACCTGCACGAAGCTGAGTGCGGACCAATATTTCTCCATCGCCGCCGGCTTGATTGCCGAACTCAATACGTCGGCCGTGCGCGATCTCTTCGCCCAGAATATCGGTAAGGAGCTGGATGCCGAGAGCATCAAGGCCGCTTTTGACCAGAGTTTTGGCGAGGGTGCCAATGCGCGCATCAAGATGAGCTGCCGCCGCGTCGGCGATGTCAGGATGATTTCGGAGCTGACCATCGGCCTCTCGGAGGATGCAATCGATCCCCAACAGGGCAACGAGCCGCGGCTCGCCAAACTGATCCAAGGTGCCGGCAGCACCGCCTTCGGTTGCGATCGGGGTGTGGTGGACGCGGCCGGCTTCTGA
- a CDS encoding TIGR01244 family sulfur transferase: protein MDIRPIDDEYSVSGQITVEDLDQIKALGFKSIVCHRPDGESPDQTPFGVIEARAKELGLDITHVPVGPMGVTEEAVQGMVDALDEFPRPMLGYCRSGARSTAIYQKTHHIRG from the coding sequence ATGGATATCCGCCCGATCGACGATGAATACTCGGTGTCAGGCCAGATCACCGTAGAGGATCTCGACCAGATCAAGGCTCTGGGGTTCAAGTCCATCGTCTGCCATCGCCCCGATGGCGAAAGCCCGGATCAGACGCCGTTCGGAGTCATCGAAGCCCGCGCCAAGGAACTCGGCCTGGACATCACCCATGTGCCTGTTGGTCCGATGGGCGTGACCGAAGAGGCCGTGCAGGGCATGGTCGATGCGCTGGACGAGTTTCCGCGCCCGATGCTTGGCTATTGCCGCTCGGGCGCACGCTCGACGGCGATCTATCAGAAGACGCATCACATTCGCGGCTGA
- a CDS encoding DMT family transporter — protein MTTSSGSSVRLPQSELTFGLSMMFLSVVLSPVMDIFSKLAATTIPPAEVTAARFIFQSLFTLPMMALRGQWGVWSWRHSGVHAIRAALLTLSMVSFVTALQVMEVADAIAIFFVEPMMLTILSSIFLKETIGWRRYTACAVGFLGAMLIIQPSFQEVGFVALLPVVTALCVAVYVIITRVVSHSEDAWPLQFQTGLWGIGFSLILLGIGKATGSVILYPVIPDLTAMLYLLGVGATAAASGILTVYAYRAVQASTLAPLQYFEIVSATIFGWLVFDNFPDAIKWLGILIIIGSGLYILWRERRFASRPVSDTSETAFTP, from the coding sequence ATGACCACCTCCAGCGGCTCCTCGGTCCGATTGCCGCAATCGGAGCTGACCTTCGGCCTGTCGATGATGTTTCTATCCGTCGTCCTCTCGCCGGTCATGGATATCTTCTCCAAACTCGCGGCAACCACCATTCCGCCGGCTGAAGTCACCGCTGCACGCTTCATCTTTCAGTCGCTCTTTACCCTGCCAATGATGGCGTTGCGCGGGCAGTGGGGCGTATGGTCGTGGCGCCATAGCGGCGTGCACGCGATCCGCGCCGCCCTTTTGACGCTGTCCATGGTCTCGTTCGTGACCGCGCTGCAGGTCATGGAAGTGGCCGATGCCATTGCCATCTTTTTCGTCGAGCCGATGATGCTCACCATCCTCAGCAGTATATTCCTCAAGGAAACCATTGGCTGGCGTCGTTATACGGCCTGCGCAGTCGGCTTTCTTGGTGCCATGCTAATCATCCAGCCGAGCTTCCAGGAAGTCGGTTTCGTTGCCCTATTGCCCGTCGTCACGGCACTCTGTGTTGCGGTTTATGTGATCATCACGCGCGTCGTCTCCCATAGCGAAGATGCGTGGCCGCTGCAGTTCCAAACGGGCCTATGGGGTATAGGCTTCAGTCTGATCCTGCTTGGCATCGGCAAAGCTACGGGATCTGTAATCCTTTATCCGGTTATTCCGGATCTCACGGCAATGCTCTATTTGCTCGGCGTCGGCGCAACTGCGGCGGCCTCTGGCATCCTAACGGTCTATGCCTATCGCGCAGTACAAGCCTCGACGCTTGCGCCCCTGCAGTATTTCGAGATCGTTTCGGCAACGATCTTCGGCTGGCTCGTCTTCGACAATTTCCCGGATGCGATCAAGTGGCTCGGCATCCTCATCATCATCGGCTCAGGGCTTTACATTCTCTGGCGCGAGCGGCGCTTTGCTTCCAGACCGGTATCCGATACATCTGAAACAGCATTCACGCCTTAA
- a CDS encoding L,D-transpeptidase: MNRFVKLSFALATTAALSMLALTDAQAQYYRSGNGNTVLVTPDGRILDQYPYGGGYSMARDGRGRRVLIDAYGNVVATEMKASTYYPRAPARDSYVDNGSRYGDTQLSDNRNYQDYRQYRTDSYGNYDGAPDNGYGQQDRGVITGGIPRDSDIQRQPLDNQPLPGKDQGQANPNGSDYASIDPQQSAPDIVNKPAPAEPVITLKGKSKMEITALEVFLARQGISPGAIDGRMGANVTKAIYAYQQMTGQTLDPNNTDAILEQLRMSGGMPIVNYTITAADAAGPYVASIPEDYAAKSQMPSLGYTSTTEMLAERFHMDEGYLKALNPGVDFTVPGSTIKVVNTGPSKTGTVAKILADKGRKQVFAYDANGTLIAAYPASIGSADTPSPSGTVTVERVAFNPGYTYNPKINFQQGANDKVLNIPPGPNGPVGTVWMALSKPTYGIHGTPDPSRIGKSQSHGCVRLTNWDATELAKMVKPGVVVEFVD, translated from the coding sequence GTGAACCGGTTCGTAAAATTGAGTTTTGCTCTGGCAACGACTGCCGCTCTATCTATGCTCGCGCTCACGGACGCGCAGGCGCAATATTATCGCAGCGGCAACGGCAACACGGTTCTCGTCACTCCCGACGGCCGGATCCTTGATCAGTATCCTTATGGTGGCGGATATTCCATGGCGCGCGACGGACGCGGCCGCCGGGTTCTGATCGATGCCTATGGCAATGTCGTCGCCACGGAGATGAAGGCCAGCACCTACTATCCCCGCGCCCCTGCTCGCGACAGCTACGTTGATAACGGCAGCCGCTATGGCGACACGCAGCTTTCCGACAACCGCAACTACCAGGACTATCGTCAGTATCGTACCGATAGCTACGGAAATTACGACGGCGCTCCCGATAATGGTTACGGTCAGCAGGATCGTGGCGTGATCACCGGCGGCATTCCGCGTGACAGCGATATCCAGCGCCAGCCGCTCGACAATCAGCCCTTGCCAGGCAAGGACCAAGGCCAGGCGAACCCGAATGGCAGCGACTATGCGTCGATCGATCCGCAGCAGAGCGCGCCTGACATCGTCAACAAGCCGGCACCGGCTGAACCCGTCATCACGCTCAAAGGCAAGTCGAAGATGGAGATCACCGCGCTGGAGGTCTTCCTCGCGCGGCAGGGTATTTCGCCTGGTGCGATCGACGGACGAATGGGCGCAAACGTCACAAAGGCAATCTATGCCTATCAACAGATGACCGGCCAGACGCTTGACCCGAACAATACCGACGCGATCCTCGAGCAGCTGCGCATGTCTGGCGGCATGCCGATCGTCAACTATACGATCACCGCTGCCGATGCCGCTGGTCCTTACGTCGCCTCGATCCCCGAGGACTATGCCGCCAAGTCCCAGATGCCTTCCCTCGGCTACACGTCGACGACCGAAATGCTAGCGGAACGCTTTCATATGGATGAGGGCTACCTCAAGGCACTCAATCCCGGCGTCGATTTCACCGTACCGGGCAGCACCATCAAGGTCGTCAATACCGGTCCCAGCAAGACGGGAACGGTCGCCAAGATCTTGGCAGACAAAGGCCGCAAGCAGGTTTTCGCCTATGACGCCAACGGCACGCTGATTGCAGCCTACCCGGCTAGCATCGGTTCCGCCGACACGCCCTCGCCGTCAGGCACGGTCACGGTCGAACGTGTCGCCTTCAATCCGGGCTATACCTACAATCCGAAAATCAACTTCCAGCAGGGCGCCAACGACAAGGTTCTGAACATACCGCCCGGCCCGAACGGCCCGGTCGGTACCGTCTGGATGGCTCTTTCGAAGCCGACCTACGGCATCCACGGCACACCGGATCCCTCGCGGATCGGCAAGTCGCAGAGCCATGGCTGCGTACGTCTTACCAATTGGGATGCGACCGAACTGGCCAAGATGGTCAAGCCTGGCGTCGTCGTCGAATTCGTGGATTGA
- a CDS encoding alpha/beta hydrolase: protein MFAETKRLKSPTGATLAYHHLPAVTDARGILLISHGLAEHSRRYEAFADAMAGQGFHVYAHDHRGHGETIAHDAPIGRFARRDGVGLVIADVLAVRELAASAHPGLPIILFGHSMGGLISLNTVVTHPGKFDAVTVWNSNFNPGLAGRAAQLILKTERMFKGSDVPSGPLPKLTFGTWGQSIANRRTDFDWLSRIPEEVDKYIADPLCGFDASVSLWLDLFELAFRAPQRSYLNRLRRNLPIHLVGGGKDPATDNAKAISWLAKHLKRAGFSRITTEIYPDMRHETLNEIGAEEAISRFADWCRTVVAKT from the coding sequence ATGTTCGCCGAGACGAAGCGCTTGAAAAGTCCGACGGGCGCAACCCTTGCCTATCATCATTTGCCGGCGGTAACCGATGCTCGCGGCATCCTGCTGATATCGCACGGTCTTGCCGAGCATTCTCGCCGATATGAGGCCTTTGCCGATGCGATGGCAGGCCAAGGTTTTCATGTCTACGCTCACGATCATCGCGGTCACGGGGAGACCATCGCTCACGATGCGCCGATTGGCCGCTTTGCGCGAAGAGATGGAGTGGGATTGGTCATCGCCGACGTGCTCGCCGTGCGCGAGCTAGCCGCAAGTGCCCATCCCGGCCTGCCGATCATCCTGTTCGGGCATTCCATGGGCGGATTGATCAGCCTGAACACCGTCGTCACGCATCCGGGCAAGTTCGATGCGGTCACCGTCTGGAATTCCAATTTCAATCCAGGCCTTGCTGGTCGTGCCGCCCAACTCATCCTGAAAACGGAGCGTATGTTCAAGGGATCGGACGTTCCCAGCGGACCGTTGCCGAAACTAACCTTCGGCACCTGGGGTCAATCGATCGCCAACCGCCGCACCGATTTCGACTGGCTCTCGCGCATTCCCGAAGAGGTGGACAAATATATCGCCGATCCGCTTTGCGGCTTCGATGCCTCCGTTTCGCTCTGGCTCGACCTGTTCGAACTCGCCTTCCGCGCACCGCAAAGAAGCTATCTCAACCGTCTCCGGCGGAATCTGCCGATCCATCTCGTCGGCGGCGGCAAGGATCCTGCGACGGACAACGCGAAAGCGATTTCCTGGCTAGCAAAGCATTTGAAAAGAGCCGGCTTCTCTCGTATCACCACCGAAATCTATCCCGACATGCGGCACGAAACGCTCAACGAAATCGGTGCCGAAGAAGCCATTTCCCGCTTTGCCGACTGGTGCAGAACGGTGGTGGCAAAGACCTGA
- a CDS encoding iron-containing alcohol dehydrogenase, producing the protein MSTISANWSYPNAFKLGRGRIKELADACKSLGMKKPLLITDRGLASMAITATALDILEDAGLGRAIFADVDPNPNEKNLEAGVKAFKDGGHDGVVAFGGGSGLDLGKCVAFMVGQTRPVWDFEDIGDWWTRANVEGIAPIVAVPTTAGTGSEVGRASVITNSATHVKKIIFHPKFLPGVVIADPELTVGMPKIITAGTGMDAFAHCLEAYSSPFYHPMSAGIALEGMRLVKEFLPRAYREGTDLEARANMMSAAAMGAVAFQKGLGAIHALSHPIGAVYNTHHGMTNAVVMPAVLRFNRKAIEDKIARAAAYLGISGGFDGFYDYVLQLRSELGVPENLSAMGIAPDRIDELSAMAIEDPSAGGNPVPMTLENTKALFRDCF; encoded by the coding sequence ATGAGCACTATCTCAGCCAATTGGAGCTATCCGAACGCCTTCAAGCTCGGCCGCGGCCGCATCAAGGAGCTCGCGGACGCCTGCAAGAGCCTGGGCATGAAGAAGCCGCTCCTGATCACCGACCGGGGACTTGCCTCGATGGCGATCACGGCGACGGCACTTGATATTCTGGAAGATGCGGGTCTTGGCCGCGCCATTTTCGCTGATGTCGATCCCAATCCGAACGAGAAGAACCTCGAAGCCGGCGTGAAAGCGTTCAAGGACGGCGGCCACGATGGCGTCGTCGCCTTCGGCGGCGGTTCCGGCCTCGATCTCGGCAAATGCGTCGCCTTCATGGTTGGCCAGACGCGCCCGGTCTGGGATTTCGAAGATATCGGCGACTGGTGGACCCGCGCCAACGTCGAAGGCATTGCACCGATCGTCGCCGTGCCGACGACGGCCGGCACCGGTTCGGAAGTCGGCCGCGCCAGCGTCATCACCAATTCCGCGACGCATGTGAAGAAGATCATCTTCCATCCGAAATTCCTGCCCGGCGTCGTCATTGCCGATCCGGAGCTGACCGTCGGCATGCCCAAGATCATTACCGCCGGCACCGGCATGGACGCCTTTGCCCATTGCCTGGAAGCCTATTCCTCACCCTTCTATCATCCGATGTCGGCCGGTATCGCGCTGGAAGGCATGCGGCTGGTCAAGGAATTCCTGCCGCGCGCCTATCGTGAGGGAACGGATCTCGAAGCCCGGGCCAACATGATGAGTGCTGCCGCCATGGGCGCCGTCGCTTTCCAGAAGGGGCTTGGCGCCATTCACGCGCTCTCGCATCCGATCGGCGCCGTCTACAACACCCATCACGGCATGACCAATGCCGTCGTCATGCCGGCCGTTCTGCGCTTCAACCGCAAGGCCATCGAGGACAAGATTGCCCGCGCCGCCGCCTATCTCGGCATTTCGGGCGGGTTCGACGGCTTCTACGACTATGTGCTGCAACTGCGCTCGGAACTCGGCGTGCCGGAAAATCTGTCTGCCATGGGCATCGCGCCCGACCGGATCGACGAGCTCTCCGCCATGGCGATCGAAGATCCGAGTGCAGGCGGCAATCCGGTGCCGATGACGCTCGAAAACACCAAGGCTTTGTTCCGCGACTGCTTCTGA
- a CDS encoding CaiB/BaiF CoA transferase family protein, whose translation MTEQKTKKPPLSGIRVIELARVLAGPWAGQMLADLGADVIKVENPDGGDDTRQWGPPFVEGKDGENLSAAYYHSANRGKRSITADLKTEEGQELVRRLVKTADVVIENFKLGGLVKYGLDYESLKKINPRIVYCSITGFGQTGPYASLAGYDYIVQGMSGFMSITGEPDGQPMKAGVAIADIFTGIYAVSAIEAALIHALKTGEGQLIDMALLDVQSAVLANQNMNYLISRKPPVRLGNSHPNISPYEVVPTADGYLILAVGNDGQFRRLCAILGVETHADDERYATNKARVANRNEVRAFISSETLKWNKAELLKACEANAVPAGAINTIEDMFADPQIVARGLRIDLEDSAGTVIPSVRTPIVLSETPLTYTRPSPRLGEHQEEVLAELAELEGKAGT comes from the coding sequence ATGACAGAACAAAAGACCAAGAAACCTCCGCTGTCCGGTATTCGCGTCATCGAACTCGCCCGCGTGCTGGCCGGCCCCTGGGCCGGGCAGATGCTGGCTGATCTCGGCGCCGATGTCATCAAGGTGGAAAATCCCGACGGCGGCGACGATACGCGCCAATGGGGGCCGCCCTTCGTCGAGGGCAAGGATGGCGAAAATCTCTCTGCCGCCTATTACCATTCCGCCAATCGCGGTAAGCGCTCTATCACCGCCGATCTCAAGACCGAAGAAGGCCAGGAACTGGTGCGCCGTCTGGTGAAGACGGCCGATGTGGTGATCGAGAATTTCAAGCTCGGCGGCCTGGTAAAATACGGGCTGGATTATGAAAGCCTGAAGAAGATCAATCCCCGCATCGTCTATTGCTCGATTACCGGCTTCGGCCAGACCGGCCCCTATGCCAGTCTCGCCGGCTATGACTATATCGTCCAAGGCATGTCCGGTTTCATGTCGATCACGGGCGAACCGGATGGTCAGCCGATGAAGGCGGGCGTCGCGATCGCCGATATCTTCACCGGCATCTATGCCGTCTCGGCAATCGAGGCCGCCCTGATCCACGCTCTCAAGACCGGGGAAGGACAACTCATCGACATGGCGCTGCTCGATGTGCAATCGGCCGTACTGGCCAACCAGAACATGAATTATCTGATCTCCCGCAAGCCGCCCGTACGGCTCGGCAACTCTCATCCGAATATCTCACCCTATGAAGTCGTGCCCACCGCCGATGGCTATCTCATCCTTGCTGTCGGCAATGATGGACAGTTCCGGCGCCTATGCGCCATTCTCGGGGTGGAAACCCATGCCGATGACGAGCGCTATGCGACCAACAAGGCTCGCGTCGCCAACCGCAACGAGGTACGCGCCTTCATCTCGTCGGAGACGCTGAAGTGGAATAAGGCAGAGCTGCTGAAAGCTTGCGAGGCCAACGCCGTTCCGGCCGGTGCCATCAACACGATCGAGGATATGTTCGCCGATCCGCAGATTGTGGCGAGGGGCCTGAGGATCGATCTCGAAGATAGCGCCGGCACCGTCATCCCGAGCGTGCGCACGCCAATCGTGCTGTCGGAAACGCCGCTAACCTATACGCGGCCAAGCCCGCGCCTCGGCGAACATCAGGAGGAAGTTCTGGCTGAATTGGCCGAACTGGAGGGAAAGGCGGGGACATGA
- a CDS encoding thiamine pyrophosphate-binding protein: protein MKRTGGQLIVEALKANGVQRISCVPGESFLAVLDALHDSDIKVLVCRQEGGAAMMADAWGRLTGEPGICMVTRGPGATNASAGLHIARQDSIPMILFIGQVQRDAREREAFQEVEFRRAFTEFAKWVGEIDDAARIPEFVTRAFAVATSGRPGPVVLTLPEDMLRDEVEAPQALLYVPVAAHPGRGQLAELNQRLAAAQRPMVILGGTRWNEEAVAGIRQFAERFKLPVGCSFRRQMLFDHLHPNYAGDVGIGINPALAKEIREADLLILLGGRLSEMPSSGYTLVDIPYPRQQLVHIHPDPSELGRVYRPALAICASPTDFIAALADLDPPHETSWAERTERMHAAYLAWSKTPQECPGAVHMGRIMDWIEANTADDAIFTNGAGNYATWLHRFHRFRRFNTQAAPTSGSMGYGLPAAVAAKQLFPKREVICFAGDGCFMMHGQEFATAVQYGLPLIALVINNGMYGTIRMHQEREYPGRVSATALDNPDFAALARAYGGHGETVKVTAEFGPAFERARASGKPAIIEIALDPEAITPSRTLTEISQTKGR from the coding sequence ATGAAGCGAACGGGCGGGCAACTCATCGTCGAGGCTTTGAAGGCCAATGGCGTGCAGCGCATATCCTGCGTGCCGGGGGAGAGCTTTCTCGCCGTGCTCGATGCGCTGCATGACAGCGACATCAAAGTGCTCGTCTGCCGCCAGGAGGGTGGTGCGGCGATGATGGCGGATGCCTGGGGTCGATTGACCGGCGAACCCGGCATTTGCATGGTCACCCGCGGCCCCGGCGCCACAAACGCTTCTGCCGGCCTTCACATAGCCCGGCAGGATTCGATCCCGATGATCCTGTTCATCGGTCAGGTCCAGCGCGATGCCCGCGAACGCGAAGCCTTTCAGGAAGTGGAGTTTCGGAGAGCCTTTACCGAATTCGCCAAATGGGTCGGCGAAATCGACGATGCCGCCCGCATTCCGGAATTCGTCACCCGCGCCTTCGCTGTGGCAACATCTGGTCGCCCCGGTCCCGTGGTGCTGACCCTCCCCGAAGACATGCTGCGCGATGAAGTCGAAGCGCCGCAAGCACTGCTCTACGTCCCAGTTGCTGCCCATCCGGGCCGCGGCCAGCTTGCAGAGCTTAACCAGCGTCTTGCGGCTGCGCAGCGGCCGATGGTCATTCTCGGCGGCACGCGCTGGAACGAAGAAGCGGTTGCCGGCATCAGACAATTCGCCGAGCGTTTCAAGCTCCCGGTTGGCTGCTCCTTCCGCCGGCAGATGCTGTTCGACCATCTGCATCCAAACTATGCCGGTGATGTCGGCATCGGCATCAACCCGGCGCTGGCAAAGGAAATCAGGGAAGCGGATCTGCTGATCCTTCTCGGCGGCCGCCTCTCCGAAATGCCCTCGTCCGGCTACACGCTTGTCGATATCCCCTACCCGCGCCAGCAGCTTGTCCACATCCATCCCGATCCCTCGGAACTCGGCCGCGTCTATCGCCCGGCTCTGGCGATCTGCGCCAGCCCGACGGATTTCATTGCGGCTCTCGCGGATTTGGACCCGCCGCACGAAACGTCTTGGGCAGAGCGCACCGAACGCATGCACGCTGCCTATCTTGCCTGGTCGAAGACACCGCAAGAGTGCCCCGGCGCCGTCCATATGGGCCGCATCATGGATTGGATCGAAGCGAATACAGCCGATGATGCGATCTTCACCAACGGTGCCGGTAACTACGCGACCTGGCTGCACCGCTTCCATCGCTTCCGCCGTTTCAACACGCAGGCTGCCCCTACCTCCGGCTCGATGGGCTATGGCCTGCCGGCTGCGGTCGCAGCAAAACAACTCTTTCCCAAGCGCGAAGTGATCTGCTTTGCCGGCGACGGCTGTTTCATGATGCACGGCCAGGAATTCGCGACCGCCGTCCAATACGGCCTGCCACTGATCGCTTTGGTCATCAACAACGGCATGTACGGCACGATCCGTATGCACCAGGAGCGGGAATATCCCGGCCGAGTCAGCGCCACGGCGCTCGATAATCCAGATTTTGCGGCCCTTGCCCGCGCCTATGGCGGCCATGGCGAGACCGTGAAGGTGACTGCGGAATTCGGCCCGGCCTTCGAACGGGCGCGCGCTAGCGGCAAACCGGCGATCATCGAAATCGCACTTGATCCGGAAGCGATTACGCCCTCGCGTACTTTGACGGAAATATCGCAAACAAAAGGCCGATGA
- a CDS encoding RidA family protein: MSIKRIDVGARMSGAVIHGNTVYLAGQVGEGESVTDQCKSALAEVDRLLAAAGSNKSKILQTLIYLSDISYFAEMNAAWEAWVDPANTPARATSEAKLAAPKYKVEFIVTAALD, translated from the coding sequence ATGAGCATCAAGCGCATCGACGTTGGCGCCCGCATGAGCGGCGCTGTCATCCATGGCAACACCGTCTATCTCGCCGGCCAGGTTGGTGAAGGCGAAAGCGTCACCGACCAGTGCAAGTCGGCACTCGCCGAAGTCGACCGCCTGCTCGCTGCAGCCGGTTCCAACAAGTCGAAGATCCTGCAGACGCTCATCTATCTCTCCGACATTTCCTACTTCGCTGAAATGAACGCTGCCTGGGAAGCCTGGGTTGATCCGGCCAACACGCCGGCCCGTGCGACCAGCGAAGCCAAGCTCGCTGCACCGAAGTACAAGGTCGAATTCATCGTGACGGCAGCACTCGACTAA
- a CDS encoding DUF4432 family protein, protein MMDFSAAKGPKLTLDEGSVLDIGACIVEGNNLAPGSAVPDDGDPRISHSVEGFLFTCGPDHIRHPEPMSDAYEGKRYPLHGSFSSHPAKILWTKFENGNAECRADIDVITAERRTARLERLWRIDGATGEVSLADRVVNTSTEAMPVFLMYHMNIGGKWFDSGTRLAGQMLENGGFPWTFGEEGGDIFCVPAQEKGEDWAEISLGPIAAIGGKTLRVRFGTDTLPFLQVWRNQRAPAHVLGIEPVSHRWVSRSELEEAGEFNILQPGEARNFMLNFAFV, encoded by the coding sequence ATGATGGATTTTTCTGCGGCCAAGGGGCCGAAATTGACGCTAGACGAGGGCTCCGTGCTGGATATCGGCGCCTGCATCGTCGAGGGCAATAATCTCGCGCCCGGAAGTGCCGTTCCCGACGATGGCGATCCGCGTATCAGTCATTCCGTGGAAGGCTTCCTCTTTACCTGCGGGCCGGATCATATCCGCCATCCAGAGCCGATGTCCGACGCCTATGAAGGCAAGCGCTATCCGCTGCACGGTTCCTTCTCGTCTCATCCAGCCAAAATTCTCTGGACCAAATTCGAGAATGGCAACGCGGAATGCCGCGCCGATATCGATGTCATCACAGCCGAACGCCGCACCGCAAGGCTGGAACGTCTTTGGCGGATCGATGGCGCCACGGGCGAGGTTTCACTTGCCGATCGTGTCGTCAATACGAGTACCGAGGCGATGCCGGTCTTTTTGATGTACCATATGAACATCGGCGGCAAATGGTTCGATAGCGGCACGCGCCTTGCCGGACAGATGCTGGAGAACGGCGGCTTTCCCTGGACCTTCGGCGAAGAGGGCGGTGATATCTTCTGCGTGCCGGCGCAAGAAAAGGGCGAGGATTGGGCAGAGATCAGCCTCGGCCCCATCGCGGCCATTGGCGGGAAGACTCTGAGGGTGCGGTTCGGAACGGACACGCTGCCGTTCCTGCAGGTCTGGCGCAATCAGCGCGCGCCTGCGCACGTGCTTGGTATCGAGCCGGTTTCGCATCGCTGGGTCTCGCGGTCCGAACTTGAGGAAGCAGGCGAATTCAATATTCTCCAGCCCGGCGAAGCCCGCAATTTCATGCTCAATTTTGCCTTTGTTTGA